Within the Streptomyces sp. NBC_00353 genome, the region GGCGGAGGGTCTCGGCCAGGACGTGCTCGCCGTGCTTGGCGGCCACATAGCCACCGCCGCCCTCGTACGCGGCGAGGGCCGCCGTCGAGGAGAGGACCACGATCGTGCCGTCCCCGCTTGCGGTGAGGGCGGGGAGCAGGGCCTGGGTGACGTTGAGGGTGCCGATGACGTTCGTCTCGTACATCTGGCGCCAGTCGGCCGGGTCGCCGGTGGCGACGGGGTCGGCGCCGAGGGCGCCGCCCGCGTTGTTGACGAGGACGGCGAGGGTGCGGAAGGCGGTGGCGAACGTGTCGACCGCCTCGCGGTCCGTGACGTCCAGGGCGTACGCCGTGGCCTCGTGGCCCGCTTCGTTGATCTCGGCGGCGAGTGCCTCGATCCGGTCCTTGCGGCGGGCGGTCAGGACGACGCGGTAGCCGGCGGCGGCCAGTTGGCGGGCAGTCGCGGCGCCGATGCCGCTGCTCGCTCCGGTGATCACGGCGATGGGGGTGGCGGCCATGCGGACTCGACTCCTCGGACAGCTGATCGGTACGGGATCAGGATAGGCAGGCGGGACGATCGGCCGTTGGTCGGCCGACAGCGGGGGCGGCGCGGTGAGCGGCGCGGGCGGTCCGATCGGGTGTGGTCATCGGGGCGATCGGCGGCGCGGTCAGTGGTTGCGGGGGGCGTACATGATCACGGCCATGCCGGTCAGGCAGATCAGTGCGCCGATCACGTCCCAGCGGCCGGGGCGGTAGCCGTCGGCGATCATGCCCCAGGCGATCGAACCCGCGACGAAGACACCGCCGTACGCGGCGAGGACGCGGCCGAACTCGGCGTCCGGCTGAAGTGTGGCCACGAAGCCGTACGCGCCGAGGGCGATGACTCCGGCGCCGATCCAGATCCAGCCCCGGTGCTCGCGCACGCCCTGCCAGACGAGCCAGGCACCACCGATCTCGAAGAGCGCGGCGACGACGAACAGTGCGACTGAGCGGGCGACGACCATGGGAGCAGCGTTTCACGCGGGCGGGGCGGAGCGGGATGAGGCGGGTGGGGAGGCCGGGCGGGGGAGGTGATCCGGACGGTGGGGCAGGCGGGTGGAGTTGGTGTGTCGAGCCGGTGTGTAAATAAGGACGATTCGGCGCGATCAGTATCTTCGGGGCATGGTACTGACGCGTAGGGCTCGACTGATGGTCTTCGTCGCGATGGCGACTGCGGCGACGGTGTCGACCGTGATGTGGGGGGCCGGAAAGGCGACCGGGGCGATCCCGGTGCCCGTGCCGATGGCCGCAGTTGCGGCCGTGCCGGTTCCGGCGCACCGGTCGGTTGCACCGGAGGCGGACATCTCCCACCACGGACATGTCTCGCTGTGGGGCGAGGCGCTCGGAGTCTGGCTGCTCAGCGAGAATCATGGGCCGTCGGACGTGATGCGCTCGACCGTGCGGCTGCGCTTCTCGGTGGCCCTCACGGGCCGGCAGGAGATGCCGGGCGCCTGTCTGCAGTCCGACGCCCGCACCGTGCTGTGTCGGACAGGACCGTTGCGTGCGGGCGGGGCGGCTGGGCGGCAGATCGCGCTCGAACTGCAGCTCGCGGAGCGGCCGAACGAGGTGGTCGTACGGATCGACACCGGGTGGGACGGCGGCGTGACCGACCGGAACCCGCAGAACAACCGGCATGAGGTGCTGGCGCCCGCCACCGGGGACGAATACGTCTTCTGACCGCCGGTAGCGCGTGTCCGGCGTGGCCGGACACGCGGCTGCTGCTGCGGTGGTGGCGGGTGCGCCGGTCATCGAGTGAGGGCGGCCCTCAGTGCCGCGGGGTCGGGCCGGTCGCTCGCCCAGGCGACGTAACCGTCGGGGCGGACGAGCAGCACGGTCGAGCGGTCGTCCGTCCAGTGCGTGTGCACCAGCGGGGTCGGCGACACCGGCGTGGGCGTGTCGGCGGGAGTGACGAGGACGAACTCGCCGTCGCGCAGCACCTCCTGGAGGCGGCCCTCCACCAGTCCCAGGTCGGGAGCGCGCTTTCCGGTGAGGGGAT harbors:
- a CDS encoding SDR family NAD(P)-dependent oxidoreductase, whose amino-acid sequence is MAATPIAVITGASSGIGAATARQLAAAGYRVVLTARRKDRIEALAAEINEAGHEATAYALDVTDREAVDTFATAFRTLAVLVNNAGGALGADPVATGDPADWRQMYETNVIGTLNVTQALLPALTASGDGTIVVLSSTAALAAYEGGGGYVAAKHGEHVLAETLRLEIVGTPVRVIEVAPGMVKTEEFATTRFRGDTEKAAKVYAGVDAPLTADDVAETITWAVTRPSHVNIDLLVVRPRAQASNSKVHRTL
- a CDS encoding YnfA family protein, which produces MVVARSVALFVVAALFEIGGAWLVWQGVREHRGWIWIGAGVIALGAYGFVATLQPDAEFGRVLAAYGGVFVAGSIAWGMIADGYRPGRWDVIGALICLTGMAVIMYAPRNH